A region of the Pungitius pungitius chromosome 8, fPunPun2.1, whole genome shotgun sequence genome:
AATGGGTcaattttcatgtttttgataGCAACTGATCACATCATGATCATGATTGTACATCATTAGAGAACTGATGATAATTCTGTGGATTTTGATTCTCAAGTAAGTTTTTATTGAGAGTTAATTTGCAGTTGTAGATGTACATAGTGGAGGTTAATGGATTTAATTCATATTACTGGATGCTTTTTGTACAAGTTGATATACGCAGAATGTGTACCACGTTCTGCTGATGTACTGTGTACCTTTCTCTCCCTGACAggggtcactgtgtgtgtgatgtctgtGCTTGGAGTAAAACCAGGGCAGATGGGTGACGGCGTCCTGCTGTCGCGCCTAGAGAAGGGATCTGTCCCTGTCACTGTTCACACTGCTACCTCTAAACAGGTGAGGACAGTTTAATCTTTACAAGTTGAATGGTAGGATTAATTATATTGTAAATTTAAAACAGAATGGAgactttacatttatttatcatgcTCACAATAGCATTGTTTATCACATAGACTGGACATTTACAGCTGCTGTTCCTGCCTTAGTTAAAATATAAAGGCTatctattaaaataaacaagttaTAAATTAGATGGTCTTCATATATTCATCGAAAATTGTGAGTAACTTTAATGAGTAAAAGTACTGTGCTAAATATTAACGGACTGTCATGTTTTGACTTGTGTAATAATCTCCCTGTAGCTTTATCATTAACATCAATGATGGTAACTCTGCCTTCGTCATCGCTCTTTGTCTCGCAGCACTCCATCAGTTGGATGGTTCAGGAGATGGAGAGCATTCAGGTGGAGCAGAAGCTTGTGAGCTCAGTGTCGGAGAAAGTCAAGTGGTGGGAGGGCCGCAGGGAACTTGACTCTCGAGTCGAGGTGAGTGGTGAATAGCGAGGGTGCTACTGGGGAGTCTCCGTTTGTAGGCGGTTAgaggttaccatggtaacacaGTTTTACTTGGAACACGTCAGACGTGTAGactaagaaaatgtgtctaattAATTTAGTCTAATCCACCTGCTATCTTTGTCTTTCAGCGCTTGTTGAAGCAGATGGAGGAATTGCTGGGGTGCTGGTGGAGCTTTCTCCTCCCGCCCTCTTTGGATCCTGATCTCTCCAAACAGACGCAGCACCTTTGCAAGTCTTTGTCTGCAAAGGGAGTGACAGTCAGTGAGGAAATGTTGATGGTGTGTGttgcatttgtatttaatttgcAGTTTTAATGGACCTAAATATGACCTTCCATTCCGTCTTGGTTTCTATTGGGAAAGGAAGAGCAAAGCAACTACTCACACGTAACTTGTGTTTCAGGCCGTGCTGTCGGCCTCTCCTGTGCTCTCTCAGGACGAGCTGAAGAGATTTGCGCTTGGACTCTCTCCGCAGTGGGACCCTGAGTGTGACCAGCTTCTCTTTGGAGCGGTGTCCCGGCTCGCTTGCAGAGAAGAGCCCCGCGGTCATGTGGTTCTCATCCTAGACAGGGTCGGTTTCATCATCTTTCATCAGCTAAATACTAGATCTACCAAAGGGACTAATTTGTACATAGTGGGGCCTTTTGGGGAAAGATCTTTTTTAAGTGCTAGGGTTATATGTTCTTTGTGGGAGCATGATGCTAAAATGTGGcggtatcctttttttttttaatttaattttttttgcgcAGTACCTTCAGAAGCTGCCGTGGGAGAGTACCTCCTTTTTAAGGTCCCACTCTGTCAGCCGGATGCCTTCTCTGCATTCGATAATTGGACTGAGTATTCAGAAAGAGGTAAGATCAAGCTCCAATATGGCTGTGGTGAAAATGTAGAGCTACTTACagatattgttttttaaaatgtactattttcttcttcttttttaggcGGACTCCGACTCAATCCTGAAGCAAGGTGTGGATGCCAAGCAGGTGTTTTATGTGGTGGACCCTGATTCCAATTTAAGAAACTCTCAAGTACAATTCAAGGAATGGTTTTGCAGGTGAGACCAACACTGCTGAGAGTTAAAACCCTTTAATGTGGCTCCCTGTCACCGGTCAATTTCTTTTTCCGCATTTAATACATAAAACATTCTCGTTAAAGTAAACCAGAATGGGACGGTGTGTGTGGAGTTCCTCCTGACTCGAGTCAGCTGGAAGAAGCTGTTGCTACCAAGGATCTATACATGTGAGTTTGTGATTTCAAAGATTCTTATAGGGACAGGAACCATTGATTTGATAGGTTAATCTgatgaaattacattttagcTGGATTCATGTAACAGATCCTTTTCTCATCAAGAATCCTTCTGATAAGAGTCCCACAGAAATAATATTCAAACAATTATTGTAAAGTAATTGGTAAAGGATAACATTTAACAAGAACTATTGTGTGGTTGAAAAAAGATCCATTCAAATGTTTCATTAGTCCATGGTTTGGGTTTTTAATAATGTGATTTGATAACCTGTTTTAATTTATCGTCTCTTTCCATGTCCTTCTAACCCGGGATGCTTTAGTTACGTGGGTCATGGTGCAGGTGCGCGATTCTTCGACGGCCAAGCGGTCCTGAAACAGCAGATGAGAGCAGCTTCTCTGATTTTTGGCTGCAGTAGTGCAGCTCTGGCAGTGCGCGGCGATCAGGAAGGACAAGGCATAGTCCTCAACTACCTCACTGCAGGCTGGTGAGATATGTCTTTTACAAGCAGTTGAATGAGGGTCTTTTAACTGTcccatgaatacatttgtttttgtttctttcatttctccttAGCCCCCTTTTTTTGGGAAACCTGTGGGATGTCACAGATCGTGATATTGATCGCTTCACCAAAGTCTTGCTGGAGTCTTGGTTATCTGCTGGTTCCGGAGCTTCCCTCTTAGATTATATGGGCCAATCACGGCAGGTCACGCACATGAAACACCTCGTAGGAGCTGCACCGGTGGTCTACGGCTTACCGGTTCTCCTGCAGTAAGAACAGGAAGTCAACAGTGTACGCAGTATCGAAATTGTATTGTCCATCAATATTAAAAcctatgcttcttttttttattttttattttttagaccaACGTTACTATAGCTTCAATgattttaaaatctttaaaaattGTATAAAGTATTTTTGAATGCATATCAAATGTGTTGATTGAAattctttcaaataaatatgttcTTGGATACCCTGTGTTGATTTGTAAAAAATTACTTGACTGGTTCTATTTATGTGAAGCGTGAAACATTATAATCAATGTTCTACAAACAAGGAATATGTTTTGAGAGAAATGCTAACAAGTTACTAACATTtggattaaaaacatttttctgtggGAACAGGATGGATTTTCCATGACATAGGTCTGGTTCACACTCCTTGAAGTATTGGAATCTTActagagcttttttttctctgctaaAGTGGCTCATTTGTGGGTTCTTGAGCATAAATACTGTTACATCTACATGCTACATCAGGGCTTCCACTAAACATGTGATAATTCAAGTTAAAAGTCTGTTGCATGTACACTTCTATCACATACATCTATTTTGACTAATTATATTAAGGTTTACAGTTCAATGTATTGTGGGTAAACTAAACTTCAAAATGCATTCCAATCTCTTTGCTTTGAATTATTTTGGGTCCTATTAAAAATTGTCTGCACAGTGTTTACCAAAAGAGAAATTAAATTCAAGTTACGGTAGCAGTTTGAATACGAAAtgtcatagattgacacatcTCAGGATATAGTTAAAATGATTAATCAAACAAgtttgaatttgatttgatttatcgTAACGATGCAATAAAACACATGcgttttattgtttaaaaaaagtcatgaCGATAATTCAAATTTCTTACCAGAAAACCGTTCCGCTGCTTAAAAGAAATATGGAACAAATAGGACGTTTTCTTGAAAGAAGATGGTGCACTTCATAACTTGTCCTCAGGGAGGCGGTGTCCCAGTCTAAAGACCCCTCACCTCCATCACCCGGAAATAGTCACTAAAGGTTAGTTGGTATCGCTCTTCCAACATGGCGGTGAATCTCACAGACCTCTCCTTGCCTCAATTAGAAGGACTGAAAACCCAACTGGATCAGGTAAGCCCGcacgaaaaaaagaaatattaaaccatTATGTATTTTATGTTAGAATTTGGCTTTATGATGGTGATAATCTAAATTAAAACGGTATAGTAGCTAACTAGCACATATTAAGCTAACGGTACAAACGCTAATTTAACGTTAATTTAACGTTtaaatttaaagtttaaatttgCTGTAACGTTAGCCAGTTAGTATTACCTCATGAGTTACATTTTACTTTGACATGCGGGAATATGCTATTAATGCTGTAAATTAGTGGCCTCAAGTATTGACTGACGTTACGTTCTCAATTGCCAGGTGTGGTTGTTCTGACCGTTTAAAACGGTGGTTTTGTAACGTTACATATGGATGCTTTGCAGGAGATCGAGTTCTTGACGTCTTCAATTGGTCAGCTAAAAGTTGTCCAGACGAAATATGTTGAAGCAAAAGATAGTATGAAcgttctcaacaaaaaaaacaaaggtgtgTAAAATACTTTTCTGACTTGCTGCCCCAGCGAGccttaatgaaataaaagtggctACTGGAGGAATGACTTATTTAGCTTCACAGTAGTAATTTATTTGCAATGAGGATTCATGCGTTTTTCTCTATGGTAATATTGAATATCACTTAAACTTGGCACATTGAAGTTTGTTGTATACATAGATACACAGAATTGTGTCTGAAACATGTATTATCTTTCAAAAGGTGCAATGATGTCATGCTAATCAAAGTTGTTGAACTCAGCCTTGAGCTTTTGTATCTGCAGCTGAAATTGATTATGTGTTAATTCTTTGTCTCTGTCATACAGGAAAAGAATTATTGGTCCCACTTACCAGCTCTGTATCCTTTGGCTCATGGCCATATGGTTTCCTGTTTTGTGTgatttgccatcatcaaatgaTGGGTGTCTTGTGATGTGTATGGTTTCCCTTAACCTTTTGTCTTCTCAGATGTATGTGCCTGGAACATTAAATGATGTGGAGAATGTTTTTGTGGATGTGGGGACAGGATACTATGTAGAAAAGGTACACATGTTTGCATTAAATAATTCGTAAGAAGTTTAACAAATAAGTAGATCATTtaatataaacatataaaacatttttgcttAAAATTGaatttgtattatatatttgtcTATCCCTGTAGAATGTGGAAGACTCGAAGGCATTCTTCAAGCGTAAAATAGAATTCCTCACAAAGCAGATAGAGAAAGTTCAACCAGCGCTTCAGGAAAAACATGCCATGAAACAAGGTAAGTAAAAGTTATTAAATAGACAACACTATTTTCTAATTTCTTCTCTAAATTTCAtcacatttagaaaagaaatcCAATTCAAAACCATATATTTTAATGCTGCACGTTGTTTATGTTTTACCTAATCTAGTGGATATTATTAAGTATAAGTCCACAACACGTGATTAAATGAGTTATTTTGCAAAAGGGTTTGCCAATTAGATTAATTTATATTCCCTTTGATATACTTTCCCTAAAATGTACAAGATAATTTGCATCTGATACCAGCTGCTGTCATTGGTGCATCTCTAATAGTGTGGTTCATTTTTAGCCTAATTTTAGCTTTTCTTTTACCAAAGGtcttcaattaaaaatgtatattggcTTTCAATTAATACAAATTTGTGAAGCCCATATTTCCCTCGTAGTGCTTCTGTACATCAAATGCTGTCCTATGACTTTCATCAGATAAGCCTCTCTAAaccttaaaaaatattttttaacaggaaaaagaagaaacttcAGCACTGAGGATTATTTTTACCTTACAGTTCAATAGTTGTAATAATTGCAGAATGGACAACATAATCAAACTGACGTTGTCAATCCAAATTGCAATTATAATTACAACAGTAATAGCATTAGTACCAGTAATAATAGTAGATATAATTATAGTGAAATTATTACTAGTTTATTATAATGGAAGCAATGGATACTACagactagggctgtcaaagttGCTCCAAAATGACGTTTGAATATtcgcttttaaaaaaacacacatttgaatatctggttgCACATTAGGCACATAAACAGGACAAATATTTAcgagacataactacttgtatAGGTAATTTAAACGTATTTAACAACATATaccaacacaaaaataaataaatttactGGCCAAGACCGCAGACCTTGGCCTCTCgctcgcacacatgcacgctttctctctttctctcccacaccGTCGCGCCTTTCTGCGCATAGCGGTTTAAATGAacgacaacaataaacaaatgctgaGTGATGATCAAGAGGTCGTGGCCCAAATACGGCAGGCTTCATtcattgattaaaacaaatattaacaTTAATGAAGTATAGAACCGACATTGAACAGTCTGGGCGAGCTGTGCTCTGTTAAACATGGGACTTGAAAGggcaaataatcaaaccagtgcatgaagctgtcaGTACGGTTTGCCCACCGGCAAAGCAgacagctgttgtttttttacatccgaatatttattttcacatttgaaattCTGTTTTTAAGAACTATTTGAGTATGTATTCCAAAATAGAATATTCGTTGACAACCCCACTACAGACTGATCCTAAAAGCTGAAACTTTAGTCACATTTCAACTTCTATTAGTGGTAATGTTAAGGATGGTAGTCCAGAAGGGCCACAGCAGCAGGCTCAGCTATGATCCATTGAAACCTCAAACTTCTGGGAAGAGAACCAGTTAGTCACATGAATTAATGGGATGTTTGTGTAGGCAATCAGTGCCTATATCAAATTTGTCAAAGCTTGCTGTTGGCCTCCAAAAAGACATCATCCACGCAGCCCTCTGATACATGCTTATTTAACTTacacattgttttctttcttacaGCTGTGATTGAAGTAATGAACGTGAAGATCCAGCAACTACAACAGAACCAGCAGGCATCCCAAGTGGCTGTACCCACCAAGGCTTAAAGAAAAAACCTGTTTCAACTCCTTATGATTTGTCTATGTTTGTATGCAAATAAATGAAGTTGGTGAGTATATCATGTCACCACTGAATTATGAGGAGGCTATTTGTTTTGGTAAAGAAGTCTTGTGTACTTGGTCATTTTAATTGTGTGTCTGaaacatttgcataattaaAGTGATCATTTATTAATGGTACatgtttgttgtattttgttttaatcagtTAGGGTCCACTACAAAGTAGTgcttttgtgtgaaaatgtcttCTCTGGTATTCTTTTAGCATGTTTTCTGGCAAAGCATGTGAACTGGTACAAGGAATCAGATTTTACTGAACTGGACCTGGACTGTATGATACCACCCTCTCCACTTCTTCCTGCTAGATGACAACCAGGACACCTGCTATGCTGGTCATCCAGCTCAGGGTCCTTACTCTTAGTTCTCTACCAAAAATAGTCCCTGGATGTAGAACTAATTCAGTGCCAAGTCTCataagtttttgttttttctgttcctTTCCAATCGGAAACTGGCTCTGCCAGATCTAGTTTTAACTCTAAAAActgaagaataaaataaaacgaaAGGGATCTTGTGTTCCACCCTATGGGATGTAAATGTGGCATAAATACTACCTGTCCATTCAACAATATTTCCATCTGATGACCTGTTGGTTAAAACTTGAACTAAATTAAACGGCAATCTTCTTGTTTTCTGAGCACTTAGTCACTGTTTTTCTAATATTTCACATCAATTTCGTTGACCTTGTAATTTATTAAATTTCGATTATTCCacacatgaaaataaatggaaatcaATATTCATATATTGAGATCAGCAAATATTCCTTTCTGCTTCGTATCCCTTAAAGTAGACAAAATATCACTTGGAAAACATTTCTGTAGCCGACTCCCAATTGTTAAGTAAGACGAAAGTTTGCCCACATCTGTTACAAGCTTCCCACCGGTACGTGCCGCATCCTGTCAGCAATGAGCAGCCTCTACTCGATAACTCTTGCTTTTCAATGTCATGTGAAATATCgcgaactttaaaaaaaataaaaattgccCCGTCGACTCCGGCTCTGGGTGTCACGTCACGGTCTCGTAAAGTGCACCGACTGAGCTCCGCGCCCCGCCGCGTCCTCTCGCAGGGGTCACACGCACTCAGCCGCGGCTCCTCTTTAGCGTGCGTTGTTACCGGGGCGGAGAGTGCAGCTTGTCGGGGGGACAGAGGACGCAGCTGTCACATGCTGGACCCAACGCTTCCTCGAAGCTAAGCAGAAAGTGTGCTAGGACTCGAGTTTAAAGACCACATCGCGTCAAATGGGAAAGGCTGAAATCGGCTTAGCGGTCGTTAGTGTTTTGAAATAAGACGCTTTCAAAGTCGTGCGCCACGGACGCGTCGTTCAGGCTGCAGCGCGTTCGGTGGTTTTGAGTACCGTTACCGGGGAGACGGTAGCTACGACGACGGGTCGCTTTAAATACTTGTGAGGCAACATTTTTTGTAAGCGGTAAAGCCCTCGATAAGAATCAAACCAACGGGGCCATTGCATCTGCCGGAACTGAGCCGAGGGCACCATAAGGACGGGATCGAAGCAGCATGGTGAGTTTCGGGGCCTGGGAGAGGACACACTAGCTAACACGCGACAACCTGTTTGCGTCCTTCTAGTGTGACTCGTGTCGTCGATCGCATGACAAAACTGCTCTACCCCGTTGTGGTAACTTTAACCTTTTGGCTGATATTTAAGTCACACTCCCGAGACAAGACTTTTATCATTTGCATGGTCAATTCATCGGTGTTTCTGTTAAACAAATTAGCTTAGGGTGTAAAGTAAGGCCGGTTCTAACTGGTCTGCTAGTAAACTTAAGCTAGTTAGCTAAAGGTGGGTATATGTGGTTGACGGCGTAACACACAACACGCTTAACGTTACCCCATCAACACGTGTATTAGAATACAATGTGGAGAAAACATGGCCTCTCACTTCATTACAAATTGCGCTAATTGTTAACTAACGTTAAATCTAGAGCGATAGTTCTTAACAGTTCTCACGTGATGGCCATTTACGTGACAAATGACGTTATTTTGTGTTAAAGGTTAACGTTAAATACGTCACTGTGTAACTTGGCTAACGTTGAATGGCTAGCTGTTAGCTTTCTTAGAGTTCCGTGATAAAGGTCACGGGCTGCGGAGACGTCAACCTTCAGAGGAACAATATGGGTGGATACGGAAATCAATCAACAAAAAACTCCTTGTATGcaaatgtttctgtgttttgttgtatttaaggAGCCGATTTTAAACATCGTCACATAGTTGTGCTGGCA
Encoded here:
- the pfdn5 gene encoding prefoldin subunit 5, with the protein product MAVNLTDLSLPQLEGLKTQLDQEIEFLTSSIGQLKVVQTKYVEAKDSMNVLNKKNKGKELLVPLTSSMYVPGTLNDVENVFVDVGTGYYVEKNVEDSKAFFKRKIEFLTKQIEKVQPALQEKHAMKQAVIEVMNVKIQQLQQNQQASQVAVPTKA